The following are encoded in a window of Mycobacterium decipiens genomic DNA:
- the rpmD gene encoding 50S ribosomal protein L30: MSQLKITQVRSTIGARWKQRESLRTLGLRKIRHSVIREDNEATRGLIAVVRHLVEVEPAQTGGKTS; the protein is encoded by the coding sequence ATGTCCCAGCTGAAGATCACCCAGGTGCGCAGCACCATCGGAGCGCGCTGGAAGCAGCGCGAGAGCCTGCGCACGTTGGGCTTGCGCAAGATTCGTCATTCGGTGATCCGCGAGGACAACGAAGCGACTCGCGGGCTGATCGCTGTGGTGCGTCACCTCGTGGAGGTCGAGCCCGCGCAGACCGGAGGGAAGACATCGTGA
- a CDS encoding LLM class flavin-dependent oxidoreductase, with protein MRFSIAIPQLDSDGFDAAGLRSYLVRAEQLGFEGGWVLEQVIGEAPLLAPLQLLAYSAACTERLRLGVAVLVTSLHDPLQLASAATTVDRLSHGRLDLGVAPGGGSRRFAAFGVEKASYLRYFSEGLELMKAAWSDEPRVTFHGRFRDVDDVPIQPKPVQRPHPPIWFGGLAPKALARAVRHGDAFLGAGSSPTATFAEAVTIVRRELAEQHKDPAHFTVGKRVYLMIDDDAGRARERVLAGLGRIYGKMPGIDSVPVSGTPDDVARGLAEVIDAGAQMLLLNPVGADVAQNREQMERLAAEVIPRLR; from the coding sequence GTGAGGTTCTCCATCGCTATCCCCCAGCTCGACTCCGACGGATTCGACGCCGCCGGACTGCGTTCGTATCTGGTGCGCGCCGAGCAGCTCGGGTTCGAGGGCGGCTGGGTGCTCGAGCAGGTCATCGGCGAGGCACCGCTGCTGGCACCGCTTCAGCTGCTGGCGTATTCCGCGGCCTGCACCGAGCGGCTACGCCTGGGGGTCGCAGTCCTGGTGACTTCGTTGCATGATCCGCTGCAGCTGGCCTCGGCCGCGACCACCGTCGATCGGCTCAGCCATGGCCGGCTCGACCTGGGTGTCGCACCCGGCGGCGGCTCCCGCAGGTTCGCCGCCTTCGGCGTGGAAAAGGCCAGCTACCTCCGGTATTTCAGCGAAGGGCTGGAGTTGATGAAGGCGGCCTGGTCCGACGAACCCAGGGTCACGTTCCACGGCCGGTTCCGTGACGTCGACGACGTTCCCATCCAGCCCAAACCGGTGCAGCGACCACACCCGCCGATCTGGTTCGGCGGCCTGGCGCCCAAGGCCCTGGCCAGGGCGGTGCGCCATGGTGACGCGTTCCTCGGCGCGGGCTCCTCGCCGACGGCCACCTTCGCCGAAGCCGTCACCATTGTGCGTCGTGAACTCGCGGAACAGCACAAGGATCCCGCGCACTTCACCGTGGGCAAACGGGTCTATCTGATGATCGACGACGACGCCGGCAGGGCCCGCGAACGGGTGCTGGCCGGGCTGGGGCGCATCTACGGAAAAATGCCCGGCATCGACTCGGTTCCGGTGTCGGGCACACCTGACGACGTAGCGCGAGGGCTCGCCGAGGTGATCGACGCCGGTGCCCAGATGCTGCTGCTCAACCCCGTCGGCGCCGATGTCGCGCAGAACCGCGAACAAATGGAGCGCCTCGCCGCCGAAGTGATTCCGCGGCTGCGCTGA
- the rplE gene encoding 50S ribosomal protein L5 — translation MTTTEGSVKVQPRLKERYRSEIRDALRKQFSYGNVMQIPTVTKVVVNMGVGEAARDAKLINGAVNDLALITGQKPEIRKARKSIAQFKLREGMPVGVRVTLRGDRMWEFLDRLTSIALPRIRDFRGLSPKQFDGVGNYTFGLAEQAVFHEVDVDKIDRVRGMDINVVTSAATDDEGRALLRALGFPFKEN, via the coding sequence ATGACCACTACCGAAGGCAGCGTGAAGGTTCAGCCGCGGCTCAAGGAGCGCTATCGCAGCGAGATCCGGGATGCGCTGCGCAAGCAGTTCAGTTACGGCAACGTCATGCAGATTCCGACGGTGACCAAGGTCGTCGTCAACATGGGTGTTGGCGAGGCCGCCCGCGACGCCAAGCTGATCAACGGCGCGGTCAACGACTTGGCGCTGATCACCGGGCAGAAGCCGGAAATCCGCAAGGCGCGGAAGTCCATCGCGCAGTTCAAATTGCGCGAGGGCATGCCGGTCGGCGTGCGGGTGACGCTGCGCGGTGACCGGATGTGGGAGTTCCTCGACCGGCTCACATCAATCGCGCTGCCCCGTATTCGCGACTTCCGCGGGCTTTCGCCCAAACAGTTCGACGGTGTCGGCAACTACACCTTCGGGCTGGCGGAACAGGCGGTGTTCCACGAGGTCGATGTGGACAAGATCGACCGGGTCCGCGGCATGGACATCAACGTCGTCACCTCGGCGGCGACCGACGACGAAGGACGAGCGCTGTTGCGGGCCCTCGGCTTTCCCTTCAAGGAGAACTGA
- a CDS encoding class I SAM-dependent methyltransferase: MPRTHDDNWDLASSVGATATLVAAGRAMATKDPRGLINDPFAEPLVRAVGLDFFTKMIDGELDAVTMGNFSPERAQAMIDGIAVRTKYFDDYFSSATDGGVRQVVILASGLDARAYRLPWPAGTVIYEIDQPQVIDFKTTTLAGSEPTATRRTVPIDLRADWPAALQAAGLDSTAPTAWLAEGLLIYLAPDAQDRLFDNITELSVPGSTIATEFVRGIVDFDADRAREMAGSFRQHGVDIDMASLVYSGERNHVVDYLCATGWNVEGVARTELFRRNGLTVPAPQDDDPLGEIIFISGGLNG, encoded by the coding sequence ATGCCACGTACCCACGACGACAACTGGGACCTGGCCTCCAGCGTCGGCGCCACCGCGACCCTGGTCGCTGCCGGACGCGCGATGGCGACCAAGGATCCACGAGGTTTGATCAACGACCCGTTCGCCGAGCCGCTGGTGCGCGCGGTCGGGCTGGATTTCTTCACCAAAATGATCGATGGTGAGCTCGATGCGGTAACGATGGGCAACTTCTCGCCGGAGCGGGCACAGGCGATGATCGACGGGATAGCGGTGCGCACCAAGTACTTCGACGACTACTTCAGCAGCGCCACCGACGGCGGAGTGCGACAAGTGGTGATCCTCGCGTCCGGGTTGGACGCGCGCGCCTACCGGTTGCCATGGCCGGCCGGCACCGTAATCTATGAGATCGACCAACCACAGGTAATCGATTTCAAGACAACCACTTTGGCAGGCTCCGAACCCACCGCTACTCGGCGAACCGTCCCCATCGACCTACGCGCTGACTGGCCGGCGGCACTGCAAGCGGCCGGCCTGGACTCGACGGCACCAACAGCGTGGCTGGCCGAAGGCCTGCTGATCTACCTAGCGCCGGATGCCCAGGACCGGTTATTCGACAACATCACCGAGCTCAGTGTTCCGGGAAGCACGATCGCAACCGAATTTGTGCGGGGCATTGTGGATTTCGATGCAGACCGGGCACGGGAAATGGCTGGTTCGTTTCGGCAACACGGCGTGGACATCGACATGGCGTCGCTGGTGTATTCCGGCGAGCGCAACCACGTCGTCGACTACCTGTGCGCTACCGGCTGGAATGTCGAGGGCGTAGCGCGAACCGAACTGTTCAGGCGCAATGGTTTGACTGTTCCCGCCCCACAAGATGACGACCCGCTTGGCGAAATCATCTTCATCAGCGGTGGCTTGAACGGCTAG
- the rplF gene encoding 50S ribosomal protein L6 encodes MSRIGKQPIPVPAGVDVKIDGQNVSVKGPKGTLDMMVAEPIKVALGDDGAIVVSRPDDERRNRSLHGLSRTLVSNLVTGVTQGYTTNMEIFGVGYRVQLKGSNLEFALGYSHPVVIEAPEGITFAVQAPTKFTVSGIDKQKVGQIAANIRRLRRPDPYKGKGVRYEGEQIRRKVGKTGK; translated from the coding sequence ATGTCGCGTATTGGTAAGCAGCCGATTCCGGTCCCCGCCGGCGTCGACGTAAAGATCGACGGACAGAACGTCTCGGTGAAGGGGCCCAAGGGCACCCTGGATATGATGGTCGCCGAGCCGATCAAAGTGGCGCTGGGCGACGACGGCGCGATTGTGGTCAGCCGTCCCGACGACGAGCGGCGTAATCGCTCACTGCACGGGCTGTCGCGCACCCTGGTGTCCAACTTGGTCACCGGGGTCACGCAGGGGTACACCACCAACATGGAGATCTTCGGGGTCGGCTATCGGGTGCAGCTCAAGGGCTCCAATTTGGAGTTTGCGTTGGGGTACAGCCACCCGGTGGTGATCGAGGCCCCGGAAGGCATCACGTTCGCCGTCCAGGCCCCGACGAAGTTCACTGTTTCCGGGATCGACAAGCAGAAGGTCGGCCAGATCGCGGCGAATATCCGCCGTCTCCGCCGTCCCGACCCGTACAAGGGCAAGGGCGTGCGCTACGAGGGCGAGCAGATCCGCCGCAAGGTCGGAAAGACAGGTAAGTAG
- a CDS encoding DUF4436 domain-containing protein, whose product MVDSDAPTGAAPPRPGAEPGSGASASPEHKHMSRRTHLVLDVCIIVGVAVVYIFSLLGYHWLASTPGPLPKPDVGTTDDTVVLVRFEQLRTVENRLDVKVLVMPDDSMIDHRLDVLTVDTSVRFYPENELGDLQYPVGKSPAQVATTIEAHGDPGNWPFDTYTTDTIQADVLVGAGESRQYKPARVEVTGSLEGWDISVTRVGDSSQTSDRPDNVVVTLKRAKGPLVFDLGICLVLITLPTLALFVAIQMITGRRKFQPPFGTWYAAMLFAVVPLRNILPGSPPAGAWVDQAIVIWVLVALATAMVVYIVAWYRESD is encoded by the coding sequence ATGGTCGATAGCGACGCGCCAACGGGTGCGGCGCCGCCACGGCCGGGTGCCGAGCCGGGTTCAGGGGCGAGTGCCTCGCCGGAACACAAGCACATGTCGCGGCGAACGCATCTCGTGCTCGATGTCTGCATCATTGTCGGCGTCGCGGTTGTCTACATTTTTTCGCTGCTCGGCTATCACTGGCTGGCCAGCACGCCGGGTCCACTGCCCAAGCCCGATGTCGGCACCACCGACGACACCGTGGTTTTGGTCCGCTTCGAGCAGCTGCGCACCGTCGAGAATCGCCTCGATGTGAAAGTGCTGGTGATGCCCGACGATTCGATGATCGACCATCGCCTCGACGTATTGACTGTCGACACCTCGGTGCGCTTCTACCCGGAGAATGAACTGGGAGATCTGCAGTACCCGGTAGGAAAGTCGCCCGCACAAGTCGCAACCACCATCGAGGCGCACGGCGACCCCGGAAACTGGCCATTCGACACCTACACCACCGACACCATTCAGGCCGATGTGCTCGTCGGGGCGGGCGAAAGCCGGCAATACAAACCCGCCCGGGTCGAAGTGACCGGATCGTTGGAAGGCTGGGACATCAGCGTCACCCGGGTCGGAGACAGCAGCCAGACCTCGGATCGTCCGGACAATGTGGTCGTCACCCTGAAGAGGGCCAAGGGTCCGTTGGTCTTCGACCTGGGCATTTGCCTGGTCCTGATCACGTTGCCGACGTTGGCGCTGTTCGTGGCCATTCAGATGATCACGGGCAGGAGAAAATTCCAACCACCGTTCGGCACCTGGTACGCCGCGATGCTGTTCGCCGTGGTGCCGTTGCGCAATATCCTCCCCGGTTCCCCACCGGCGGGTGCATGGGTTGACCAAGCCATCGTGATCTGGGTGCTGGTAGCGCTGGCCACGGCCATGGTGGTGTACATCGTCGCCTGGTACCGGGAATCGGACTGA
- a CDS encoding DUF4436 domain-containing protein, whose amino-acid sequence MTHHAPPAQPTSAPPRPRGPRIAIGIGIVLGAIVVYALSLFGVHWLATSASPTPEPDLGTTEDTVVQVRLEKLETVANRLTVNVLVIPEDSMFDKRLFVLTADTAVRLYPENDLGDLQYPVGKSPAQVATTIEAEGDPGNWPFDSYTTGIVSADVLVGSGDERHYVPGRVEVIGSMDGWDASVQRVGESSQTSSRPDNVIITLHRARGPLIFDLGIVLVLVSLPTLALIVSIPMALGRRKFVPAFVSWFAAMLFAVVPLRNILPGSPPPGAWIDQAVTLWVLILLIVAMSLFILAYRRQSD is encoded by the coding sequence ATGACCCATCACGCACCGCCGGCGCAGCCGACTTCAGCGCCGCCCCGGCCGCGGGGACCGCGCATCGCGATCGGAATCGGAATTGTTCTGGGCGCCATCGTCGTCTATGCCCTATCCCTGTTCGGCGTCCATTGGCTCGCCACCTCGGCGAGCCCGACGCCCGAACCCGACCTGGGCACGACCGAAGACACCGTCGTGCAGGTGCGCCTGGAGAAGCTGGAGACGGTGGCAAACCGCCTGACGGTGAATGTGCTTGTCATCCCTGAGGATTCAATGTTCGACAAGCGTCTCTTTGTGTTGACCGCCGATACCGCCGTGCGCCTGTATCCGGAGAACGACCTGGGAGACCTGCAATATCCGGTCGGAAAATCGCCGGCGCAGGTCGCCACCACGATCGAGGCGGAGGGCGATCCCGGTAACTGGCCATTCGACTCCTACACGACCGGCATAGTTTCAGCCGATGTGTTGGTCGGATCTGGCGATGAACGCCACTACGTACCCGGACGGGTCGAAGTTATCGGGTCGATGGATGGCTGGGATGCCAGCGTCCAGCGTGTCGGTGAATCCAGCCAAACCTCAAGTCGCCCGGACAATGTGATCATCACCCTGCACCGGGCCAGGGGCCCGCTGATCTTCGACCTGGGAATCGTCTTGGTCCTGGTCAGCCTGCCCACCTTGGCATTGATCGTGTCCATTCCGATGGCATTGGGCAGGCGGAAGTTCGTTCCGGCCTTCGTTTCGTGGTTCGCCGCGATGCTGTTCGCGGTGGTCCCACTGCGCAATATCCTTCCCGGCAGCCCACCGCCGGGCGCGTGGATCGACCAGGCGGTCACGCTGTGGGTGCTGATTTTGTTGATCGTGGCGATGAGCCTGTTCATACTCGCCTACCGCCGGCAGTCGGACTGA
- the rplO gene encoding 50S ribosomal protein L15, giving the protein MTLKLHDLRPARGSKTPRTRVGRGDGSKGKTAGRGTKGTRARKQVPATFEGGQMPIHMRLPKLKGFRNRFRTEYEIVNVGDINRLFPQGGAIGVDELVAKGAVRKNSLVKVLGDGKLTVKVDVSAHKFSASAREKITAAGGSATEL; this is encoded by the coding sequence GTGACGCTCAAGCTGCACGACCTGCGCCCCGCGCGCGGGTCCAAGACCCCCCGTACCCGGGTCGGTCGCGGTGACGGCTCCAAGGGCAAGACCGCGGGCCGTGGCACCAAGGGCACCAGGGCCCGCAAGCAGGTGCCGGCGACCTTCGAGGGCGGGCAGATGCCGATCCACATGCGGTTGCCGAAGCTCAAGGGCTTTCGTAACCGGTTTCGCACCGAATACGAGATCGTCAATGTCGGTGACATCAACCGGTTGTTCCCCCAGGGTGGTGCAATCGGCGTGGATGAACTGGTGGCCAAGGGGGCCGTTCGCAAGAATTCTCTGGTCAAAGTGCTGGGCGACGGCAAGCTGACCGTGAAAGTCGACGTGTCCGCGCACAAGTTCAGCGCCAGCGCGCGCGAGAAGATCACCGCCGCGGGCGGCTCGGCCACCGAACTCTAG
- the rpsH gene encoding 30S ribosomal protein S8 yields MTMTDPIADFLTRLRNANSAYHDEVSLPHSKLKANIAQILKNEGYISDFHTEDARVGKSLVVQLKYGPSRERSIAGLRRVSKPGLRVYAKSTNLPRVLGGLGVAIISTSSGLLTDRQAARQGVGGEVLAYVW; encoded by the coding sequence ATGACTATGACGGACCCGATCGCAGACTTCTTGACCCGTCTGCGCAACGCCAATTCGGCCTATCACGACGAGGTGAGTTTGCCGCACTCGAAGCTCAAGGCCAACATCGCGCAGATCCTCAAGAACGAGGGGTACATCAGCGACTTCCACACCGAGGACGCTCGGGTCGGCAAATCGCTGGTGGTCCAGCTCAAGTACGGCCCCAGCCGGGAGCGGAGCATCGCCGGTTTGCGGCGGGTGTCCAAGCCCGGGTTGCGGGTGTACGCGAAATCCACCAACCTGCCGCGGGTGCTCGGCGGCCTGGGCGTGGCGATCATTTCGACCTCCTCGGGCTTGCTCACTGACCGTCAGGCAGCCAGACAGGGCGTGGGCGGCGAAGTCCTCGCTTACGTCTGGTGA
- the rplN gene encoding 50S ribosomal protein L14, with the protein MIQQESRLKVADNTGAKEILCIRVLGGSSRRYAGIGDVIVATVKDAIPGGNVKRGDVVKAVVVRTVKERRRPDGSYIKFDENAAVIIKPDNDPRGTRIFGPVGRELREKRFMKIISLAPEVL; encoded by the coding sequence GTGATTCAGCAGGAATCGCGACTGAAGGTCGCCGACAACACCGGCGCCAAGGAGATCTTGTGCATCCGGGTGCTCGGCGGTTCGTCGCGACGCTACGCCGGCATCGGCGACGTCATCGTCGCCACCGTCAAGGACGCCATCCCGGGCGGCAATGTCAAGCGGGGGGATGTCGTCAAGGCCGTCGTCGTGCGCACCGTCAAGGAACGCCGGCGTCCCGACGGCAGCTACATCAAGTTCGACGAGAACGCCGCGGTGATCATCAAGCCCGACAACGACCCGCGCGGGACCCGCATCTTCGGGCCGGTCGGCCGCGAGCTGCGGGAGAAGCGGTTTATGAAGATCATTTCGCTGGCCCCGGAGGTGTTGTAG
- the rpsE gene encoding 30S ribosomal protein S5: protein MAEQPAGQAGTTEGRDTRGDREGRGRRDSGRGGRDRDSEKSNYLERVVAINRVSKVVKGGRRFSFTALVIVGDGNGMVGVGYGKAKEVPAAIAKGVEEARKGFFRVPLIGGTITHPVQGEAAAGVVLLRPASPGTGVIAGGAARAVLECAGVHDILAKSLGSDNAINVVHATVAALKLLQRPEEVAARRGLPIEDVAPAGMLKARRESEALAASAPREGTT from the coding sequence ATGGCGGAGCAGCCGGCCGGACAGGCAGGCACGACCGAGGGCCGTGACACCCGCGGCGATCGGGAGGGCCGGGGCCGTCGCGACAGCGGCCGCGGCGGTCGCGACCGCGACAGCGAGAAGAGCAACTACCTGGAGCGGGTCGTCGCCATCAACCGCGTCTCCAAGGTGGTCAAGGGTGGTCGGCGATTCAGCTTCACCGCCCTGGTCATCGTGGGTGACGGCAACGGGATGGTCGGTGTCGGCTATGGCAAGGCCAAGGAAGTCCCGGCCGCAATCGCCAAGGGTGTCGAGGAGGCCCGAAAAGGCTTCTTCCGGGTGCCGCTGATCGGTGGCACCATCACGCACCCGGTGCAAGGTGAGGCGGCGGCCGGTGTGGTGCTGCTGCGCCCGGCCAGCCCGGGTACCGGTGTGATCGCCGGTGGTGCGGCCCGCGCGGTGTTGGAATGTGCCGGGGTGCACGACATCCTGGCCAAGTCGCTGGGCAGTGACAACGCGATCAACGTGGTGCACGCCACCGTGGCCGCCCTCAAGCTGCTACAGCGTCCGGAGGAGGTGGCGGCCCGCCGCGGGCTGCCGATCGAGGACGTCGCCCCGGCCGGGATGCTGAAGGCGCGTCGGGAAAGTGAAGCGCTGGCCGCCAGTGCGCCGCGAGAGGGAACGACCTAG
- the rplX gene encoding 50S ribosomal protein L24, with protein sequence MKVHKGDTVLVISGKDKGAKGKVLQAYPDRNRVLVEGVNRIKKHTAVSTNQRGARSGGIVTQEAPIHVSNVMVVDSDGKPTRIGYRVDEETGKRVRISKRNGKDI encoded by the coding sequence ATGAAGGTCCACAAGGGCGACACCGTGCTGGTGATCTCGGGCAAAGACAAAGGGGCCAAGGGCAAAGTCCTGCAGGCCTATCCGGACCGTAACCGGGTACTTGTCGAGGGTGTCAACCGGATCAAGAAGCACACCGCGGTGTCGACCAACCAGCGCGGCGCGCGGTCGGGGGGGATCGTCACCCAGGAGGCGCCGATCCACGTCTCCAACGTGATGGTGGTCGACTCCGACGGCAAGCCCACCCGAATCGGCTACCGGGTCGACGAGGAGACCGGCAAGCGGGTCCGTATCTCCAAGCGCAACGGCAAGGACATCTGA
- a CDS encoding class I SAM-dependent methyltransferase, producing the protein MAQHLHRAIHRIRSRHDYLPAAGHDALLPAYDLLARLLGFNRVYTTLIAQAELAEDHRVLEIGCGTGNLTARVKRAYPAIQVIGSDPDPLALRRAQRKSGTLAGIRFDRGYAQQLPYADCEFDRVLSSMMLHHLEDDTKAAAAAEVFRVLRPGGRLHLVDLSDGTTADDGLAARLIMHRHHGASNLGESISQLLTTAGFDCSEVASQRHRVLGRLSYLRATRPTLR; encoded by the coding sequence GTGGCTCAGCATCTACATCGTGCCATCCACCGGATCCGAAGCCGGCATGATTACCTCCCAGCCGCAGGCCATGATGCGTTGCTCCCGGCCTACGACCTGCTGGCCCGCCTGCTTGGCTTCAATAGGGTCTATACGACGCTGATCGCGCAGGCCGAACTCGCAGAAGACCACCGAGTTCTGGAAATTGGTTGCGGTACCGGCAACCTCACCGCCCGCGTGAAACGCGCTTATCCCGCAATACAAGTGATCGGATCCGACCCCGACCCACTGGCACTGCGCCGGGCACAGCGGAAGTCAGGCACGTTGGCCGGGATTCGCTTCGACCGTGGCTACGCTCAACAGCTGCCCTACGCTGACTGCGAATTCGACCGAGTACTCTCATCGATGATGCTGCACCATTTGGAGGACGACACGAAAGCCGCTGCGGCAGCCGAGGTATTCCGTGTCTTGCGTCCCGGCGGCAGGTTACACCTGGTCGATTTGAGCGACGGCACGACCGCCGACGATGGCCTGGCCGCCCGGCTCATCATGCACCGCCACCACGGCGCCAGCAATCTCGGCGAATCGATTTCACAGCTACTGACGACGGCTGGGTTCGATTGCTCCGAGGTTGCCAGCCAGCGGCATCGTGTTTTGGGACGGCTCAGCTACCTTCGCGCTACCCGCCCGACACTGAGATAG
- the sppA gene encoding signal peptide peptidase SppA — protein sequence MFGFLPALPGVLNLGDDMRALISRVDTARHHGVPNGCVLEFNLRSMPPETTGFDPLTVLTGGGRQLALRDAVAAIHRATEDPRVAGLIARVQLPPSPTGAVQELREALAAFSAVKPSLAWAETYPGTLSYYLASAFAEVWMQPSGSVGLVGFASNATFLRDALDKAGIEAQFVARGEYKSAANLFTEGGFTEAHREAVTRMLESLQDQVWQAVAKSRNIDVGALDELADRAPLLRDDAVTSGLIDRIGFRDEAYARIAELVGVEESSPESGDSDATADEKPPRMNLARYAGSARPWPSPPVPSIPGRRPKPTIAVITLEGPIISGRGGPQFLPLGPSSAGGDTIAAALREVATDDSVSAIVLRVDSPGGSVTASETIWREVKRARDRGKPVVASMGAIAASGGYYVSMGADAIVANPGTITGSIGVVTGKLVVRDLKDRLGVGSDTVRTNANADAWSIDAPFTPAQQAHREAEADLFYSDFVERVAQGRNMTSDAVDVVARGRVWTGADALERGLVDELGGLRTAVRRAKVLAGLDEDAEVRIVSYPGSSLWDIVRPRTSSRPAAASLPDAVGALLARSVVGILEQVEQTLSGASVLWLGESRL from the coding sequence ATGTTCGGTTTTCTGCCTGCACTGCCCGGCGTCTTGAATTTGGGGGACGACATGCGTGCCCTGATCAGCCGGGTTGATACGGCCCGCCACCACGGTGTACCCAACGGCTGCGTGCTCGAATTCAACCTGCGGTCCATGCCGCCCGAGACGACGGGCTTCGACCCCCTGACGGTCCTCACCGGGGGCGGGCGGCAGCTGGCACTGCGCGACGCTGTCGCCGCGATTCATCGTGCCACCGAGGACCCCAGGGTCGCCGGGCTGATCGCCCGCGTGCAGCTGCCGCCCTCGCCCACCGGGGCGGTTCAGGAGCTGCGTGAGGCCCTGGCGGCCTTCAGTGCGGTCAAGCCGTCGCTGGCGTGGGCCGAAACCTATCCGGGCACCCTGTCCTACTATCTGGCGTCGGCGTTCGCTGAGGTCTGGATGCAACCCTCGGGCAGTGTGGGGCTGGTCGGCTTCGCCAGCAACGCCACGTTCCTACGCGATGCGCTGGACAAGGCCGGCATCGAAGCCCAGTTCGTCGCCCGGGGCGAATACAAGTCGGCGGCAAACCTTTTCACGGAGGGCGGCTTCACCGAGGCCCACCGCGAAGCGGTCACCCGGATGCTGGAAAGCCTGCAGGACCAGGTGTGGCAGGCGGTCGCCAAATCACGCAACATCGACGTCGGCGCGCTCGATGAGCTGGCTGACCGAGCACCGCTGTTGCGCGATGACGCGGTAACCTCCGGTCTGATCGACCGGATCGGCTTCCGCGACGAAGCCTATGCTCGCATAGCAGAATTGGTTGGTGTGGAAGAGAGTTCACCGGAATCCGGTGACTCCGACGCAACCGCAGACGAAAAGCCGCCGCGAATGAATCTGGCGCGCTACGCCGGTTCCGCCCGGCCTTGGCCCTCGCCCCCCGTCCCGTCGATTCCCGGTCGCCGGCCCAAGCCGACGATCGCGGTGATCACCCTGGAAGGCCCGATTATCAGCGGGCGTGGTGGGCCCCAGTTTCTGCCGCTCGGTCCGTCGAGCGCCGGCGGTGACACGATAGCGGCGGCACTGCGGGAGGTGGCCACCGACGATTCGGTGTCGGCGATCGTGCTGCGGGTCGATAGTCCGGGGGGCTCGGTCACCGCATCGGAGACCATCTGGCGTGAGGTGAAACGGGCTCGCGACCGTGGCAAGCCGGTGGTGGCGTCGATGGGTGCGATCGCCGCCTCCGGTGGCTACTACGTCTCGATGGGCGCCGACGCGATCGTGGCCAACCCGGGCACCATCACCGGTTCGATCGGTGTGGTCACCGGAAAGCTGGTGGTTCGGGACCTGAAGGACCGGTTGGGCGTCGGGTCGGATACGGTGCGCACCAACGCCAATGCCGATGCCTGGTCGATAGATGCACCGTTTACGCCGGCCCAGCAGGCCCACCGGGAGGCGGAGGCGGACTTGTTTTACAGCGACTTTGTGGAACGTGTCGCCCAGGGCCGCAACATGACCAGCGACGCCGTGGATGTCGTTGCGCGAGGTCGGGTCTGGACCGGCGCCGATGCTCTTGAGCGTGGCCTGGTCGACGAACTCGGCGGCCTTCGAACCGCGGTGCGTCGGGCGAAGGTGCTGGCCGGACTCGACGAGGACGCTGAGGTTCGCATCGTCAGCTACCCGGGCTCGTCGCTGTGGGATATCGTGCGGCCGCGTACGTCGTCACGACCGGCGGCGGCCTCGCTGCCGGATGCGGTGGGTGCGCTGCTTGCCCGCTCGGTCGTCGGGATCCTCGAGCAGGTGGAACAGACGCTGAGCGGTGCCAGCGTGTTGTGGCTGGGGGAGTCGCGCCTCTAG
- a CDS encoding type Z 30S ribosomal protein S14, translating into MAKKALVNKAARKPRFAVRAYTRCSKCGRPRAVYRKFGLCRICLREMAHAGELPGVQKSSW; encoded by the coding sequence ATGGCGAAGAAAGCACTGGTCAACAAGGCCGCACGGAAACCGAGGTTCGCGGTACGCGCCTACACCCGTTGCAGCAAGTGCGGCCGCCCGCGCGCGGTGTACCGCAAGTTTGGGCTGTGCAGGATCTGCCTGCGCGAGATGGCGCACGCGGGTGAATTGCCCGGCGTGCAGAAGAGCAGCTGGTAA
- the rplR gene encoding 50S ribosomal protein L18, whose product MGQSVSATRRVSRLRRHARLRKKISGTAARPRLVVHRSARHIHVQLVNDLNGTTVAAASSIEADVRGVQGDKKTRSVRVGQLIAERAKAAGIDTVVFDRGGYTYGGRIAALADAARENGLSF is encoded by the coding sequence CTGGGGCAGAGCGTATCCGCAACTCGGCGGGTCTCCCGGCTGCGCAGACACGCGCGGCTGCGGAAGAAGATCTCCGGCACCGCGGCGCGCCCACGGCTGGTGGTGCACCGGTCCGCGCGGCACATTCACGTGCAACTGGTGAACGACCTCAACGGCACCACCGTGGCCGCCGCTTCGTCGATCGAGGCCGACGTGCGCGGCGTGCAGGGGGACAAGAAGACCCGCAGTGTGCGGGTCGGCCAGTTGATCGCCGAGCGAGCCAAGGCGGCCGGCATCGACACCGTGGTGTTCGACCGTGGCGGGTACACCTACGGCGGACGGATCGCGGCGCTGGCCGATGCGGCACGCGAGAACGGATTGAGTTTCTGA